The following DNA comes from Trueperaceae bacterium.
CTGCGTGCATCACATTGGTCGAGCGTTACCCGCTAGATGGTTCCCAAAGAGAGCTCAACGGGCCCGAAGTCGCCTCGGCTCGGTACCTCGTCTAGCGTGACGGTGAGAAGGTCACCGGAACTGACTCGGCCCTCGCCCGCGATGTCCACGTGAGCGCGTAGCGTCAGAATCTGGGACGGGTCCACCTCAGGCACCTCCAGATCGAACCGTATGCGCCCGTTCGGCACCAGCGTTACGTTCTGTATCCGTTGCTCCGCGACCACTTCCGAGGCGACGTCCATGAGCGTGGTGTCCCTGACTTCGACGAGCACGAGCTTGGCCGTGGTGGTTGGAACATTGCCCGGCAGAAGCAGTTCACCGAAGACTCGCCTCATGCCGAAGCGCCAATTGACGAACCGGATTCGTCCAGTTTGGCAAGGAGTTCGGCCACGGCGTCGCTGATAGGCAGGCCGGTTCGGTGCTCGACGAAGAGCCACTGCCCGGCTGGGTTGACTTCGAAGAAGTAGTACTCACCATCACTAGTGCGGCGCATATCGATCGCGCCATAGGTCAATCCCAGCCGGCGCTGAAGCAATAGGATGGCTTGCTCCAGGCTGTGTGGGAGTCTTATGGGCCGGACGT
Coding sequences within:
- a CDS encoding YbaY family lipoprotein, giving the protein MRRVFGELLLPGNVPTTTAKLVLVEVRDTTLMDVASEVVAEQRIQNVTLVPNGRIRFDLEVPEVDPSQILTLRAHVDIAGEGRVSSGDLLTVTLDEVPSRGDFGPVELSLGTI